The following coding sequences are from one Desulfovibrio psychrotolerans window:
- a CDS encoding DUF4810 domain-containing protein, with the protein MKNLICLFSLACVILCAGCGSRQQQYEWCDYSESCYAMAKNDCEETQVRHKAELERIVEVAAKKNLSVPPGIYAEYGFLLFKSGKPKDALGWYEKERQLYPESGVFMDMLSKVAQRQIDRDAAKPEDGKADEGQQIAPPVTDAQPHADEAAPAGGTDTDAPAATSPADTAETPQEAQQG; encoded by the coding sequence ATGAAGAATCTGATCTGCCTTTTCAGCCTTGCCTGCGTGATACTGTGCGCCGGCTGCGGCTCCAGACAGCAACAGTACGAATGGTGCGACTACTCTGAATCGTGCTACGCCATGGCGAAAAACGACTGCGAAGAAACGCAGGTGCGGCACAAGGCTGAACTGGAACGCATTGTGGAAGTGGCTGCAAAAAAGAACCTGTCTGTTCCGCCCGGAATATATGCGGAATACGGTTTTCTGCTGTTCAAGTCCGGCAAGCCGAAGGACGCGCTTGGCTGGTACGAAAAGGAACGCCAACTCTACCCGGAATCCGGCGTGTTCATGGACATGCTGAGCAAGGTGGCACAGCGGCAGATTGACCGTGATGCCGCCAAGCCGGAAGATGGCAAGGCAGACGAGGGACAACAGATCGCGCCCCCTGTGACGGATGCCCAGCCCCATGCGGATGAGGCAGCTCCTGCCGGTGGAACCGATACGGACGCACCGGCGGCGACCAGCCCTGCGGACACCGCTGAAACACCGCAAGAAGCACAGCAAGGGTAA
- a CDS encoding CsgG/HfaB family protein: MIVMLQRLLTVLACLSLCACATVQKPEKIDSTGPKQVVSPVIAKAADEPYKGLKRKVAIARFTNESKYGQSFFLDENNDRIGKQAVDILSNKLMATEKFILLERADLDKVQKELGIGNASPLRNMADYLIVGSISEFGRKETGDVGIFSRTKKQVAFAKVNIRLVDVYTGEIIYSEEGEGEAFSEAGSVFGVGARQGYDSSINDKAIDAAITDVASNLIENLMNKPWRSYILGSEEGLYIMGGGASQGIKAGDVFDVMQEGKKVNNPQTNTLITLPGKKVASLRVAQTAGSSAADEVSFCSLESGDLAQWDAARQYDTLIIQAPAR, translated from the coding sequence ATGATTGTAATGTTGCAACGGCTACTTACGGTATTGGCCTGCCTTTCGCTCTGCGCGTGCGCCACCGTGCAGAAGCCGGAAAAAATTGATTCCACCGGGCCGAAGCAGGTGGTCAGTCCCGTTATCGCCAAGGCGGCGGACGAGCCGTACAAAGGACTTAAGCGTAAAGTGGCCATTGCCCGCTTTACCAACGAAAGCAAATACGGCCAGAGCTTCTTTCTGGACGAGAACAACGACCGTATTGGCAAACAAGCTGTGGATATTCTTTCCAACAAGCTGATGGCCACGGAAAAGTTCATTCTGCTGGAACGTGCCGATCTGGATAAGGTACAAAAGGAACTGGGCATAGGAAACGCCTCTCCCCTGCGCAATATGGCCGATTATCTGATTGTCGGCTCCATTTCCGAATTCGGTCGCAAGGAAACGGGCGATGTGGGCATATTCAGCCGCACCAAAAAGCAGGTTGCCTTTGCCAAGGTGAATATCCGCCTTGTTGATGTGTACACGGGTGAAATCATCTACTCCGAAGAAGGCGAAGGGGAAGCCTTTTCCGAAGCGGGATCGGTCTTTGGCGTGGGGGCGCGTCAGGGCTATGATTCCTCCATCAACGACAAAGCCATAGACGCCGCCATTACGGATGTGGCCTCCAATCTTATTGAAAACCTGATGAACAAGCCATGGCGCAGCTACATTCTGGGCAGCGAAGAGGGGCTGTACATCATGGGGGGCGGCGCTTCGCAGGGCATAAAGGCCGGTGACGTGTTTGACGTGATGCAGGAAGGGAAAAAGGTGAACAACCCCCAGACCAATACCCTCATCACCCTGCCCGGCAAAAAGGTGGCAAGCCTGCGCGTGGCGCAGACGGCCGGTTCCTCTGCCGCTGACGAGGTATCTTTCTGCTCGCTGGAATCCGGCGACCTTGCGCAGTGGGATGCCGCCCGGCAGTACGACACCCTTATCATTCAGGCCCCTGCGAGGTAA
- a CDS encoding GrlR family regulatory protein, which translates to MDGIYYVEFGTSGGAGGGLVVLSSGKAHGGDLSYLYAGTYEENPNNFSAKVEVKHWKGPRNNIFGNVEKIDLVLSGKEVSAGTIKGQGHPVGAPQRQMVFEMNKLRDLA; encoded by the coding sequence ATGGACGGCATTTATTACGTTGAGTTTGGCACTTCAGGAGGTGCTGGGGGAGGATTGGTTGTTCTGAGTAGTGGCAAGGCTCATGGGGGAGATCTCAGCTACCTTTACGCCGGAACCTACGAAGAAAACCCTAATAATTTTAGTGCAAAGGTCGAAGTGAAACACTGGAAAGGACCGCGCAACAACATTTTTGGAAATGTTGAAAAAATCGACCTAGTCCTTTCAGGTAAAGAAGTCAGTGCGGGGACCATTAAAGGACAAGGGCATCCCGTTGGAGCACCTCAGCGGCAGATGGTTTTTGAAATGAATAAGTTGCGAGACCTTGCTTAA
- a CDS encoding site-specific integrase gives MAIATYQTKQGRRYKAELYAGGKRIACKRGFLTKKEARDWLRDAEKAPVQPQHQRQTLITLEQLANAYLTEIQDRRKRNTYIYKRGTFRRVLAFSGYTILLRDVTRDHLAEYLRIQKEERGETAANCDLREISTLFKWGMKHGHTVHNPAISIESYATKSYVRYVPPAEDIAAVRMAATKEERQIIDTLYFTAARLSEVLGMTWEDVNFEARALRLWTSKRRGGNKEPRVLGIHEELHSLLWGIWEERDKTNPYVFPNPLTGQPYHRISGFIRDLFKRVCERAGLEKPFTAHAIRHHVASRISDSHKATTRQIQKFLGHMNVRTTEIYLHELQVDHSILDAFNPSPIEASKAQNEE, from the coding sequence ATGGCGATAGCGACATATCAGACAAAGCAAGGGAGGCGGTACAAAGCGGAACTGTACGCCGGGGGGAAACGCATTGCCTGCAAGCGGGGCTTTCTAACGAAGAAGGAAGCCCGCGATTGGCTACGCGACGCAGAAAAAGCCCCCGTTCAGCCGCAGCATCAGCGGCAGACCCTCATAACCTTAGAGCAACTTGCTAATGCCTATCTCACCGAAATACAAGATCGACGTAAAAGAAACACGTACATCTATAAACGCGGCACCTTTCGCCGCGTTTTAGCATTTTCAGGCTATACCATCCTGCTCCGCGATGTAACGCGGGACCACTTGGCAGAGTATCTACGCATTCAAAAAGAGGAACGCGGAGAAACAGCCGCAAACTGTGACCTCCGCGAAATCTCCACTCTATTCAAATGGGGAATGAAACACGGGCATACCGTTCATAATCCCGCCATCTCCATAGAATCATACGCGACTAAATCATATGTGCGCTATGTTCCACCCGCAGAAGATATAGCTGCCGTCCGCATGGCTGCGACAAAAGAAGAACGCCAGATCATCGACACGCTGTACTTTACCGCCGCCAGATTAAGCGAAGTCCTGGGCATGACCTGGGAAGATGTAAACTTCGAAGCGCGGGCGCTCCGCCTCTGGACTTCAAAGCGCCGTGGGGGCAACAAAGAGCCGCGCGTACTCGGGATACATGAAGAGTTGCATTCGTTGCTATGGGGCATTTGGGAAGAACGGGACAAAACAAACCCGTATGTTTTTCCCAACCCACTTACAGGCCAACCATACCACCGCATTAGCGGATTCATCCGCGATTTATTCAAGCGCGTTTGTGAACGTGCCGGGCTTGAAAAGCCTTTTACAGCTCACGCCATCCGGCACCATGTGGCGTCGCGTATCTCCGATTCCCACAAGGCCACCACGCGCCAGATTCAAAAATTCCTTGGACACATGAACGTCCGCACTACGGAAATATACCTACATGAATTGCAGGTTGACCACTCCATTCTTGATGCCTTCAACCCCTCGCCAATTGAGGCTTCTAAGGCACAAAATGAAGAGTGA
- a CDS encoding Lar family restriction alleviation protein: MRNCPFCNSSNTKIVGKHATAAYSYHTPHKPKFSVRCSACLARGPIKRTEGEAVTAWNATADTSAMPLFNQESA, translated from the coding sequence ATGCGTAACTGCCCATTCTGCAACAGTTCCAACACCAAAATAGTCGGCAAGCACGCTACCGCCGCTTATTCGTACCACACCCCGCACAAGCCTAAATTCTCCGTTCGCTGCTCTGCCTGCCTTGCGCGTGGCCCGATCAAGCGCACGGAAGGCGAAGCCGTAACCGCCTGGAACGCCACGGCAGACACCAGCGCCATGCCGCTGTTTAATCAGGAGTCAGCATGA
- a CDS encoding protein-export chaperone SecB, whose product MHIIDIRLLSCRYSNTPDKKDSAEDLELEIQCGKSFNEKKKIGTFRVKVRNTKEDEPYSFMLEYGGKFKFEDVEIEDQETFDRLQNVNIPAIIYPYIREHLADLCRRAGSPPVFLPPVNFVKLAKIEQRTNN is encoded by the coding sequence ATGCATATCATTGACATTAGATTGCTTTCCTGCAGATATTCTAACACCCCTGATAAAAAGGATTCTGCCGAAGACTTGGAACTTGAAATCCAATGTGGGAAGAGCTTTAACGAAAAAAAGAAAATTGGCACATTCAGGGTCAAGGTCCGGAACACGAAAGAAGACGAGCCTTACTCATTCATGCTTGAATACGGCGGAAAATTCAAATTTGAAGATGTTGAAATTGAAGACCAAGAGACATTCGACAGGCTGCAAAATGTTAACATCCCGGCTATTATTTACCCGTACATTAGAGAGCACCTTGCAGATTTATGCCGTCGAGCCGGAAGCCCCCCAGTCTTCCTCCCTCCAGTTAACTTTGTTAAACTTGCCAAAATAGAACAGCGTACTAACAACTGA
- a CDS encoding type II toxin-antitoxin system MqsA family antitoxin, giving the protein MTYESTVCPICEKGTLKKISGFTYKYKNKSLNLPSYIYYECTHCDQNIEAGEDNLDIDAEILNFMRDVDGLLRPEDIKKIRTGYALSQKNLAGILGVGIKTFTRYESGSVTQSRIMDNFLRVLKEHPEILRTLANTPASQFKYNYSMNVAVNISKTDTLSDYTGSYELAECA; this is encoded by the coding sequence ATGACATATGAATCAACAGTTTGCCCCATTTGTGAAAAAGGCACTCTTAAAAAAATCTCAGGCTTTACATATAAATATAAAAACAAATCATTAAATCTTCCTAGTTATATATATTATGAATGCACCCACTGCGATCAAAATATTGAAGCTGGAGAAGACAATCTCGACATTGATGCTGAAATATTAAACTTCATGCGAGATGTTGACGGGCTCCTTAGGCCTGAAGACATAAAAAAAATCCGTACAGGGTATGCGTTAAGTCAAAAAAACCTTGCCGGCATACTTGGCGTTGGAATTAAAACATTCACGAGATATGAATCTGGTTCTGTCACCCAAAGCCGTATCATGGACAACTTCTTACGCGTTTTAAAAGAGCATCCTGAGATACTGCGCACCCTTGCGAACACACCTGCTTCTCAGTTCAAGTATAACTACTCCATGAATGTAGCAGTTAACATCTCTAAGACTGACACTCTTTCAGATTACACAGGGTCGTACGAACTCGCAGAATGCGCTTAA
- a CDS encoding type II toxin-antitoxin system MqsR family toxin: MSVYDLETVKDIVRNGPKGVIFSTKEKTTFACKRLGISKLEMFEILLELEPKHFFKSMADKYIEGDSLDVYHYDHENIPLYIKFKIKTINGENLIVTSMHKR; encoded by the coding sequence ATGTCTGTATACGATTTGGAGACAGTCAAAGACATCGTTCGCAATGGCCCCAAGGGAGTAATATTCTCGACCAAAGAGAAGACAACCTTTGCCTGTAAACGCCTTGGGATATCCAAACTTGAGATGTTCGAAATACTGTTGGAGCTTGAGCCAAAGCACTTCTTTAAAAGCATGGCCGACAAATACATAGAAGGAGATAGCCTTGATGTATATCACTACGACCATGAGAACATCCCTCTCTACATAAAATTCAAAATAAAAACGATAAATGGCGAAAATCTGATCGTCACCTCAATGCATAAACGCTGA
- a CDS encoding helix-turn-helix domain-containing protein, with protein sequence MDSQFDYIWNSFLKRVEAEIDRTSQADVARRLGVNRGQVSKWLSGLQVGGNLKTFLTHLEKLEIPLNQLTNPNYQSPPPTSQSTQWKPSLYEIHLAATLQSGAKLLGKSVQSIYAHAYGDSSHVPLSHVQAMLQGKAQMGVEDFYKLCKSIGLLPSDVLDRVAKLAEENGAKKGAPRRRTA encoded by the coding sequence ATGGACAGCCAATTCGATTACATATGGAACAGCTTTCTCAAGCGAGTCGAAGCAGAAATCGACCGCACTTCACAGGCGGACGTTGCTCGTCGACTAGGGGTAAACAGAGGGCAAGTTTCGAAATGGCTTAGCGGCCTTCAGGTTGGAGGAAACCTAAAAACGTTTCTTACTCACCTTGAAAAACTGGAAATACCGCTGAATCAACTCACCAACCCTAACTACCAGTCTCCCCCCCCTACTTCCCAATCTACACAGTGGAAACCTTCTTTGTATGAGATACACCTTGCCGCCACCCTACAGTCGGGAGCTAAACTCCTAGGAAAATCCGTACAATCTATCTACGCACACGCTTATGGTGACTCATCACACGTACCGCTTTCCCATGTTCAAGCCATGCTACAGGGCAAAGCCCAAATGGGCGTTGAAGACTTCTACAAACTCTGCAAAAGCATTGGACTTCTGCCTTCTGATGTTCTTGATAGAGTGGCAAAGCTAGCTGAAGAGAACGGAGCGAAAAAAGGCGCGCCCCGACGACGCACAGCTTGA
- a CDS encoding helix-turn-helix domain-containing protein — protein MNNAVEKYRNDHGLTYAELGRLTGYTRATVLKHCRGELSVAGKAAVRYHALLGIPLTDLCPDLFKEGAENAA, from the coding sequence ATGAACAACGCCGTAGAGAAGTACCGAAATGACCACGGCCTTACCTATGCCGAACTAGGCAGGCTCACAGGCTACACCCGCGCAACCGTCCTTAAGCACTGTCGCGGGGAACTCTCCGTGGCTGGTAAAGCAGCGGTTCGCTATCACGCCCTGTTGGGCATTCCCCTGACTGACTTGTGCCCTGATCTTTTTAAGGAAGGCGCTGAAAATGCGGCCTGA
- a CDS encoding DUF6475 domain-containing protein yields MEWENLDERKRFLVAFLGLCEAFAKQSSDALPRIYHRALSDFSIEQVERAVDMAVVSLRFFPKPVELREIITGPAEALEDRAEVEAAKVIEAVKSVGSWRSVVFDDPITNAVVQTGFGGWVKLCQDLTAKDEKWTRKDFVRLYAAYARQGVEHFGVLAGQAAITNGGNCIEHNEVPALIGNSENARRVAIGAGSATCAALPGVAMAPDVFRAVLDRVAIAAGSRADG; encoded by the coding sequence ATGGAATGGGAAAACCTTGATGAGCGGAAGCGGTTTCTGGTGGCCTTCCTGGGGCTGTGTGAAGCCTTTGCAAAGCAGTCCAGCGATGCCTTGCCGCGCATTTACCATCGTGCCTTGTCGGATTTCAGCATTGAGCAGGTAGAGCGGGCTGTGGACATGGCCGTGGTAAGCCTGCGTTTTTTCCCCAAGCCTGTGGAGTTGCGCGAAATCATAACCGGCCCTGCGGAAGCGCTTGAAGACCGTGCCGAAGTGGAGGCCGCCAAGGTGATTGAGGCCGTGAAAAGCGTTGGTTCGTGGCGGTCCGTGGTGTTTGACGATCCGATTACGAACGCGGTTGTGCAAACCGGGTTCGGCGGTTGGGTGAAGCTGTGCCAGGACCTAACGGCCAAGGATGAGAAGTGGACCCGCAAAGACTTTGTGCGCCTGTATGCCGCCTATGCCCGCCAGGGCGTGGAGCATTTCGGCGTGTTGGCCGGGCAGGCCGCCATAACGAACGGCGGGAACTGCATAGAGCACAATGAGGTGCCCGCCCTTATCGGCAATTCCGAAAATGCGCGCCGCGTTGCCATCGGTGCCGGGTCGGCCACCTGTGCGGCATTGCCTGGTGTGGCTATGGCCCCTGATGTGTTTCGGGCTGTGCTGGATCGTGTCGCCATTGCTGCAGGAAGCAGGGCGGACGGGTAG
- a CDS encoding tyrosine-type recombinase/integrase — MSGCRPLSQEEVIQAANAFTGRFVVRNRCLFILGVLAGFRIREMLSLRVADVTACGKVRLTVRVARRYMKGKQESRVVYLAPEARRAILDQVRALGYPGSEVFLFRAQGDENKAISYTQARRVLQDAFACCGIAEDVATHSMRKTFANETYEFMLSQVAEGRGIDPFMEVSQALGHKDPKSTTHYLSFRDGNRRAAIRHMGRMLHADVDRS; from the coding sequence ATGTCCGGTTGTCGCCCCCTGTCTCAGGAAGAAGTTATTCAGGCTGCAAATGCCTTTACGGGCCGCTTTGTGGTCCGCAATCGGTGCCTGTTTATTCTTGGTGTGCTGGCAGGCTTCCGTATCCGTGAAATGCTGTCCTTGCGTGTGGCCGATGTGACCGCCTGCGGCAAGGTGCGTCTTACTGTTCGCGTGGCACGTCGTTATATGAAGGGCAAACAGGAAAGCCGCGTTGTGTACCTGGCACCGGAAGCCCGCCGGGCCATTCTGGATCAGGTGCGGGCGCTTGGGTATCCCGGTTCCGAAGTGTTCCTGTTCCGTGCCCAGGGCGACGAAAACAAGGCCATATCCTACACCCAGGCGCGCCGCGTGCTGCAGGATGCGTTCGCGTGCTGCGGCATTGCCGAAGACGTGGCAACGCACAGCATGCGCAAGACCTTTGCGAACGAGACATACGAGTTCATGCTTTCACAGGTGGCGGAAGGACGCGGCATTGATCCGTTTATGGAAGTGTCGCAAGCCCTGGGGCACAAGGACCCAAAGAGCACGACGCATTACCTTTCATTCCGCGATGGGAACCGCCGCGCGGCAATACGGCATATGGGGAGGATGCTGCATGCAGACGTTGACCGTAGTTGA
- a CDS encoding helix-turn-helix domain-containing protein, which yields MQTLTVVEVAERLKVRPEWVRKAIKRKELRGHNVGTKARPRYRVREDVLSAFIDARTVNDIERD from the coding sequence ATGCAGACGTTGACCGTAGTTGAAGTGGCAGAGCGGCTTAAGGTGCGGCCCGAGTGGGTGCGCAAGGCGATTAAGCGCAAAGAGTTGCGCGGGCACAACGTGGGAACGAAGGCGCGGCCGCGCTACAGGGTGCGGGAGGATGTTCTAAGCGCCTTCATAGACGCCCGGACCGTGAACGACATAGAGAGGGATTGA
- a CDS encoding helix-turn-helix domain-containing protein, whose amino-acid sequence MDAPLPETAQVVADIIGREHALALARMCKCRSLYIPKRLPPKHWLRDVVGDANAEALAEEFPGFILPMAKCANVIRAERDKCILQMRHEGMNAAEIAARVGVAERTVYTVVCNHTRQ is encoded by the coding sequence ATGGACGCACCCTTACCCGAAACCGCCCAGGTAGTAGCGGACATCATAGGCCGTGAACATGCGCTGGCGCTGGCCCGCATGTGTAAGTGCCGTTCTCTGTATATCCCGAAGCGCCTGCCGCCGAAGCATTGGCTGCGGGATGTGGTGGGCGATGCCAACGCGGAAGCCCTGGCCGAAGAGTTCCCCGGCTTCATTTTGCCTATGGCGAAGTGCGCAAACGTGATCCGTGCGGAAAGGGACAAGTGCATCCTGCAAATGCGCCATGAGGGGATGAACGCGGCCGAAATCGCTGCACGTGTCGGAGTGGCAGAAAGAACAGTGTATACAGTTGTTTGCAACCATACGCGCCAGTAG
- a CDS encoding terminase small subunit produces the protein MATEAKKKKQKKTESFTQVGGGTVDMQGLALALGLSLPTIRTRLREGLPCVQQGGRGAAWVFDLAECVKWHTDRAVSKAVGDVGDEVPKAVLDRRLLVAQVRCKEIEAAKLSGEVAPIEEMERALTAAFVEVRQALLSIPERTALRLMAADDETEIKAILEEEIDLALNALSEADLLEKVDDAD, from the coding sequence ATGGCGACAGAAGCGAAAAAGAAAAAACAGAAAAAAACGGAGAGTTTTACACAGGTTGGCGGGGGCACTGTGGATATGCAGGGCCTCGCGCTTGCTTTGGGGCTGTCTTTGCCCACCATCCGTACCCGTTTGCGCGAGGGGTTGCCCTGTGTCCAGCAAGGGGGCAGGGGGGCCGCCTGGGTGTTCGACCTGGCCGAGTGTGTGAAGTGGCACACTGACCGGGCTGTTTCCAAGGCTGTCGGTGATGTAGGCGACGAAGTGCCGAAGGCCGTACTGGATCGGCGGCTTTTGGTTGCCCAGGTGCGTTGCAAAGAGATTGAGGCCGCCAAGCTGTCCGGCGAGGTGGCCCCGATTGAAGAGATGGAACGCGCTTTGACGGCCGCCTTTGTGGAGGTGCGTCAGGCTTTGCTGTCCATCCCGGAACGCACCGCCTTGCGCCTGATGGCTGCGGACGATGAGACAGAGATTAAAGCGATCCTTGAAGAGGAAATCGACCTTGCATTGAATGCCTTGAGTGAGGCCGATCTGTTGGAGAAAGTAGACGATGCCGATTGA
- a CDS encoding phage terminase large subunit family protein gives MPIEFGSLTNFKGLREAFRKASRNLRAPERLTVSEWADRYRHIGQANATPGPWRTDNAPYQRGPMDCIGDRVTRRITLMWAAQTGKTEVINNGIGYAIAQEPKSCMMMQPTQSDLKTWTETKLTPLLRDTPVIRDKVAKPRGRDGVNNSLMKSYPGGFLMFSWSGSTNTMRGRSAPVINCDEIDGYTMSEEGDPVQLLWQRAATFGDRRKLLETSTPTIKGFSRVEKSYLAGDRRKYWLPCPHCNQFQTLKWSQVVWDKDDDGTHRPDTAVYVCEHCGCIIEDKHKPAMLKAGEWRAERPFMGHASFHLNELYSPWRKWRDIVQSFLDKKHAGDLQSFVNVSLAETWEEEGETVDDTGLMQRREEYGADVPAGAYILTAGIDTQPDRLEVEVVAWGHGEESWSVEYAILYGDPDQPDVWEALDDFLDRRWTTAEGVEMSISCTCIDSGGANTQAVYGYCKKRKGQRVFAVKGKGGDGVPVVSAPTKRKTGRRSGRPVELFTVGTDQAKTLLYKRLALPGSGPGRCHWPAHYQDEYFRMLTAEKCVTRYVKGFPKREWVKVRPRNEALDCRVYAHAALVILNPNFTRFEKRLAKQAAAMPEEVTAVAAETAKTAEEAAPEMGQKRRKVKQRRKTRRSNFVMG, from the coding sequence ATGCCGATTGAGTTCGGAAGCCTGACCAACTTCAAAGGCTTACGGGAAGCCTTTCGTAAAGCCTCGCGCAACCTTCGCGCGCCGGAACGCCTGACCGTTTCCGAATGGGCGGACCGTTACCGCCACATAGGCCAGGCGAATGCCACGCCGGGGCCGTGGCGCACGGACAACGCACCGTATCAGCGTGGCCCTATGGACTGCATAGGCGACAGGGTGACACGCCGCATAACCCTGATGTGGGCAGCACAGACGGGAAAGACCGAGGTAATCAACAACGGCATAGGCTACGCCATTGCCCAGGAGCCGAAAAGCTGCATGATGATGCAGCCGACGCAATCCGACCTTAAGACCTGGACCGAAACCAAGCTTACCCCGTTGTTGCGTGATACTCCCGTGATCCGGGATAAGGTCGCAAAGCCGCGCGGCCGCGATGGCGTGAACAACTCCCTAATGAAGTCGTACCCCGGCGGCTTCCTCATGTTCTCCTGGTCTGGATCAACCAACACCATGCGCGGCCGTTCCGCCCCGGTAATCAACTGTGATGAAATCGACGGCTATACCATGAGCGAAGAGGGCGACCCGGTGCAACTGCTGTGGCAGCGTGCCGCAACCTTCGGGGACCGTCGCAAGCTGTTGGAAACCAGTACCCCCACGATCAAGGGTTTTTCCAGGGTGGAGAAGTCATACTTGGCCGGTGACCGTCGCAAGTATTGGCTACCGTGCCCGCACTGTAACCAATTCCAGACGCTTAAGTGGTCCCAAGTCGTTTGGGACAAGGACGACGACGGAACGCACAGGCCAGATACCGCCGTATATGTGTGTGAGCACTGCGGATGCATCATCGAAGACAAGCACAAGCCCGCCATGCTCAAGGCTGGCGAGTGGCGCGCGGAACGTCCCTTTATGGGGCATGCGTCGTTCCACCTCAATGAGTTGTATAGCCCGTGGCGCAAGTGGCGGGACATTGTACAGAGCTTTCTGGATAAGAAGCACGCGGGAGACTTGCAGAGTTTCGTCAATGTCTCGCTTGCGGAAACCTGGGAAGAGGAAGGCGAAACCGTAGACGATACCGGCCTGATGCAGCGCCGGGAAGAATACGGGGCCGATGTACCTGCCGGTGCCTACATTCTGACCGCAGGCATTGATACGCAGCCGGACCGCCTGGAAGTGGAGGTGGTCGCATGGGGCCACGGTGAAGAATCCTGGTCCGTGGAATATGCCATTCTGTACGGCGATCCTGACCAGCCGGACGTGTGGGAAGCCCTGGACGATTTTCTTGATCGACGCTGGACCACTGCGGAAGGCGTGGAAATGTCCATTTCCTGTACCTGTATCGACTCGGGCGGTGCCAACACCCAAGCCGTGTACGGCTACTGCAAGAAACGCAAGGGGCAGCGTGTGTTCGCCGTGAAGGGCAAGGGTGGCGACGGCGTGCCCGTTGTGTCCGCGCCAACCAAACGCAAGACCGGCCGCCGCAGTGGCCGCCCTGTGGAGCTTTTCACCGTCGGCACCGACCAGGCAAAGACTCTGTTGTACAAGCGCCTTGCCTTGCCCGGTTCCGGCCCTGGTCGCTGTCACTGGCCCGCCCACTATCAGGACGAATACTTCCGAATGCTTACCGCAGAAAAGTGCGTCACCCGGTACGTGAAGGGATTCCCCAAACGTGAATGGGTGAAGGTGCGCCCGCGAAACGAGGCGCTTGATTGCCGCGTCTACGCCCACGCCGCCCTGGTCATTTTGAACCCGAACTTCACCCGCTTTGAAAAGCGCTTGGCAAAGCAGGCTGCGGCCATGCCCGAGGAAGTGACGGCCGTTGCGGCCGAAACTGCAAAAACCGCAGAGGAAGCAGCGCCGGAAATGGGGCAGAAACGCAGAAAGGTTAAACAGCGGCGCAAAACGCGGCGTTCAAACTTTGTGATGGGTTGA